The Blautia pseudococcoides genome segment CGTTGAGGATTTTCAGCTTGGCATGACTAACAGGACAGATTCCGAACTGCTGCTGCCGGGCGGCAAGGGGATCAATGTATCCACAGTGCTGAAGAATCTGGGGATTGAAAATACCGCCCTGGGATTTACCGCCGGATTTACAGGCAATGAGATCCGCAGGAAAGTGGAGGAGATTGGCGTGAAGGCGGACTTCATCCAGATCCGGGAAGGGGTCTCCAGAATCAACCTGAAGCTGAAATCCATTGACGGTACAGAGATTAACGGACAGGGGCCGGACATAGGAAAAGAAAAAGTAGAGGAACTTCTGAGCAGACTGGACGGACTGCGTGAGGGGGATGTGCTGGTCCTGGCAGGCAGTATACCGGCATCCATGCCGGATGACATTTATAAGAACATCATGAAACGTCTCACCGGAAAAGGGATCATGATTGCGGTGGATGCCACCAGGGATTTGCTGGTCAATGTATTGGAATACCATCCGTTTCTGATAAAACCCAATAATCATGAACTTGGAGAAATATTTGATGCAGAGATCAAGACCAGGGAGGAAGTCATTCCCTATGCCAGAAAGCTGCAGGAGATGGGCGCATGTAATGTGCTGGTATCCATGGCAGGGGAAGGCGCGGTACTGGCAGCCTCAGACGGAAGCTGTCATATGGCCCCGGCCCCCAAAGGAAATCTTGTGAACGCTGTGGGAGCAGGGGATTCCATGGTAGCCGGATTTCTGGCCGGTTGGATGGAGAAAAAGGATTATGTCCATGCATTTCATATGGGAATCGCAGCGGGAAGCGCCAGCGCATTTTCAGAATATCTGGCAAAACGTGAGGAAATAGAAGCTGTCTACCAAACCATATAAAGGAAGGAAACAAGTATGAGAATAACGGATTTACTGGACAAGAGAAGTATTTCCCTGAATGGTGCGCCTAAAAGTAAAGAGGAGGCACTTGACCAGGTAGTCGCCCTGATGGCAAAGAGCGGTAAGATCAATGATGAGGAGGCCTACAGAAAGCAGGTCTACGCAAGGGAGGAGGAGAGCACCACAGGAATTGGTGAGGGGATCGCCATTCCCCACGGAAAATGTGACGCGGTTGACAGACCCGGCCTTGCAGCCATGGTGGTGAAGGACGGCGTTGACTTTGAGGCCCTGGACGGCGAGCCGGTGACCCTTATTTTTCTGATCGCGGCGCCCAATACAAAAGACAATGTACATCTGGATGTACTCAGTAAGCTGTCGGTTTTAATGATGGATGAGGCATTTTCCGATTCCCTGAGAAACGCCCGGACTGTGGATGAATTTCTGGAGATCATAGATAAAGCAGATGATGAAAAACCGGATATTGATGAGCGCCTGACAGAGCCTGCCACAGAGCAGACAGGACAGGCAAAGATTCTGGCTGTCACCTCCTGCCCAACAGGAATTGCACATACTTATATGGCGGCAGAAGGGATCGAGAAAGCGGCTAAGGCTAAGGGATGTTTCGTGAAAGTGGAGACGAGAGGTTCAGGCGGCGCCAAGAATGTGCTGACAGACCAAGAGATCCGGGAAGCAGACTGCATCATTGTGGCTGCTGACGCCCAGGTCCCCATGGACCGCTTTGACGGCAAAAAAGTGATCGAGTGTCAGGTTTCGGACGGAATCAGTAAGGCGGACGCTCTGCTTGAGAGAGCTGTAAACGGAGATGCCCCTATATATCACGCTTCCGGCGCAGTGCAGAAGACTTCCCAGGGAAAGAGCAGCGGCAGCGTAGGCCACCAGATTTATACCCAGCTCATGAACGGTGTATCCCATATGCTCCCCTTTGTGGTGGGCGGCGGTATCCTGATCGCCATAGCCTTTCTGATCGACGGTTTCAGTGTGGATATGAATTCCCTGCCCATTGACCAGAGGGCGGATTTCGGTACCATCACCCCGGTAGCGGCCCTGTTTAAAAGTATCGGCGGTACAGCATTTGCATTCATGCTTCCGGTCCTGGCGGGATTCATTGCCATGGCAATCGGCGACAGGCCTGCCCTGGCGGTTGGATTTGTGGGCGGTATGATCGCTTCCCAGGGACAGTCCGGTTTCCTGGGAGCCCTGGCGGCAGGTTTTGCGGCGGGATATCTTATCAGGCTGCTGCGCAAATTGTGTGATAAGCTTCCCCAGGCCATCGAGAAGATTGCTCCGGTCCTGATTTATCCGGTGGTGGGAATTCTGCTCATGGGTCTTCTCATGGCCTTTGTGGTGGAGCCGCTCATGGGCGGTATCAACACTGCGCTGAACAATGGTTTGACAAGCATGAGCGGGTCCAGTAAGATTGTTTTAGGACTGATCCTGGGCGCTATGATGGCTATAGATATGGGAGGTCCCTTTAACAAGGCAGCTTATGTGTTCGGAACAGCATCCATTGCTGCCGGAAACTACGATATAATGGCAGCGGTCATGATCGGGGGTATGACACCACCCTGCGCCATTGCCCTGGCAACCCTGTTGTTTCAGAATAAATTTACAAAAGAACAGAGGGAAGCAGGCCCTACCAACTTTATTATGGGCCTGGCCTTCATCACAGAGGGAGCGATCCCCTTTGCGGCATCCGACCCGCTTCATGTGATCCCGGCATGTATGATCGGCTCCGGTGTGGCCGGTGCGCTGAGTATGCTCTTTCACTGTACATTGATGGCTCCTCACGGCGGAATCTTCGTCTTCCCTGTGGTGGGCAATGCTGTCATGTACCTGGTGGCGCTTGTGGCAGGAACTGTTGTATCCGCAGGTCTGCTGGGAGCTTTTAAAAGGAAAGTAACGGAATAAGAAAATCATATAAAAGGAGAGAAATACCATGAAAGAATTTAATTACACCATCACAGACCCGGAAGGAATCCATGCACGTCCGGCAGGAGAATTAGTCAAAGTGGCAAAAGGATTTGCCAGCAGCATCAAGCTGGTGAAGGATCAAAAAGAGGGAGACTGCAAGAGAATTTTCGGCATTATGGGCCTTGGGGTGAAACAAGGACAGGAAGTGATCCTGACCTTTGAAGGGGAAGATGAAGAGGCTGCTTATGAGGCAGTGAGCAAATTCATGCAGGAAAATCTGTAATCAGGGCAAAACACATTCAAGTAGGCAATGAGCTGCTGCAGAGAATAGCTGCAGCAGCTCTTTTCAGGCTGAAGTGCGTTTGAAAATCCGGTTTCAAACGCGCTTACGGGGAAAGGAGCACAGAGATGGAAGAATATAGAGGAAAAAGTGTATTTGGCGGTATTGCCATTGGAAAAATATGTGTTTACCAGAAAGGGGAGCAGCAGGTAAAACGCGTAAAGACAGAGGACACAGAGGGGGAAATGCAGCGCTACACACAGGCAAAAGAGGAAGCGGTGAGACAGTTAAAAACTCTGTATGAGAAGGCCGTAAAAGAGGTGGGTGAAGCAAACGCTGCTATTTTTGAGATCCATCAGATGATGCTTGAGGATGATGACTACAATGAATCTGTTGAGAACATTATCAGGACCCAGAAAGTGAATGCAGAGTATGCGGTTGCCGCAACCAGTGATAATTTCTCCCAGATGTTCGCCTCCATGGAGGATGATTACATGAGGGAGCGTGCTGCTGATGTAAAAGATATTTCCGAGCGTATACTGGCAGTCCTGGGCGGCGGTGCAAAAAGTACGGTGAACACAGAGGAGCCGGTCATTATTCTGGCAGATGACCTGGCACCCTCTGAGACCGTACAGCTTGATAAGGACAAAGTGCTCTCCTTTGTCACAGTACACGGCTCTGTAAACTCCCATACAGCCATTCTGGCCCGTACTATGGGGATTCCCGCCCTTATTGGCACACAGATTCCCCTGGATGCGCAGGTGGACGGAAAGCTTGCCGTGGTGGATGGGGCGAACGGTGCGGTCTATGTAGACCCGGACCCGGAATTCCTTTCTGAAATGCAGAGACGCCGGCAGGAGGAAGAGGAGAAAAAAGAACTTCTCCAGCAGTTGAAGGGAAAAGAAAATATAACGCTTGACGGTAAAAAAGTCATGCTATATGCTAATATTGGAAATATAAAAGATCTGGCTACTGTCATACAGAACGATGCCGGCGGGATCGGCCTTTTCAGAAGCGAATTCATCTATCTGGAGAAGGAAGATTATCCGACCGAGGAGGACCAGTTTAAGATTTATAAAACTGTTGCTGAGACCATGGCCGGAAAACGTGTCATTATCCGTACCCTGGATATCGGCGCTGACAAAAAGTGCGGCTATTTTGAGATGGATGAAGAGGAAAACCCTGCTCTGGGCTACCGTGCCATCCGCATCTGCCTGACCCGTCCGGAGATATTCAAGACACAGCTTAGGGCCCTGTTCCGTGCTGCCGTGTACGGAAATCTGGCAGTTATGTATCCCATGATAACAAGCCTGTGGGAAATAAAGCGGATAAAGGAGATAGCCGGGGAAGTCAAAGCGGAGCTTACTGAGCAGAACATGGAGTTTCGGGTGCCTGAGCAGGGCATTATGATAGAGACACCGGCAGCCGTGATGGTGAGCGCTGACCTGGCAGAAGAGGTGGACTTTTTCAGCATCGGAACCAATGACCTGACCCAGTACACCCTGGCTGTTGACCGTCAGAATCCCAAACTGGATGAGTTTTATGATCCCCATCACCCGGCTGTCCTTTCTATGATCCGGATAACTGTGGAGAATGCCCACAGGGCAGGCATCTGGGCAGGCATCTGCGGGGAGCTGGGAGCGGATCTGAGCCTTACCAAAGAGTTTCTGGCTATGGGAGTGGATGAACTCTCTGTTTCACCGGGGCATATCCTCCCAATCCGCAAGATTGTTCTGGAGACAGATGTAGAAGAATACAAGAGGAAGAAAAATGCTGACTGAGAAACGTTTTGAAGAAATACTGAAACTTCTGGATGAAAAGAAGAGTATTACAGTCACGGAGATAAAGGAAATGCTGAACACCTCAGAGTCCACCATCCGCCGTGACCTGACAGCCCTGGACCGGGCGGGAAAGCTGGTAAAGGTTTTCGGCGGAGCGGTGGCAGTGGACGCGGCGTTCACGGCTGCTGAGCCCTCCGTTGCCCAGAAAGTGGGGGTAAATAAGGAGGAGAAGCAGGCCATTGCCCGCTATGCCGCCTCCCTGATCGTTCCGGATGATTTTATATATCTGGATGCCGGAACCACCACAGGATATATGATCGACTATGTCACAGAAAAATCCGTAACCTTTGTGACAAATGCCGTATCTCATGCACAACGCCTGGCAGCTCTTAATTTCCGTGTTCTTTTGATCGGCGGAGAGCTGAAGGGAACCACAGAGGCTGTGGTGGGCAACCAGGCGATCCTAAGCCTCCAGACCTTTCATTTCACAAAAGGTTTCTTCGGCACAAACGGCGTCAGCAGAAAATCAGGCTATACAACACCGGATCACAATGAGGCCCTGGTTAAAAAGACAGCCCTGGAACAGTCGGGGAGGCGCTATATCCTGGCGGACGCGGCAAAGTTTGGTAACATCAGCTCCGTCACCTTTGCGACTTTTGATGCCGCTGAGGTTCTGACAGACCAGGCACCCCCGGAATCCTTCGGAGGATGCAGGAATATCCTTGTTATCAAATGAAAACCATAAAAGCACCGAGGAACAGCGTGCAGCGTGCCCTGTTCTGCGGTGCTTTTCTGCGTATAGAATACGCCGTCATAT includes the following:
- the ptsP gene encoding phosphoenolpyruvate--protein phosphotransferase, with product MEEYRGKSVFGGIAIGKICVYQKGEQQVKRVKTEDTEGEMQRYTQAKEEAVRQLKTLYEKAVKEVGEANAAIFEIHQMMLEDDDYNESVENIIRTQKVNAEYAVAATSDNFSQMFASMEDDYMRERAADVKDISERILAVLGGGAKSTVNTEEPVIILADDLAPSETVQLDKDKVLSFVTVHGSVNSHTAILARTMGIPALIGTQIPLDAQVDGKLAVVDGANGAVYVDPDPEFLSEMQRRRQEEEEKKELLQQLKGKENITLDGKKVMLYANIGNIKDLATVIQNDAGGIGLFRSEFIYLEKEDYPTEEDQFKIYKTVAETMAGKRVIIRTLDIGADKKCGYFEMDEEENPALGYRAIRICLTRPEIFKTQLRALFRAAVYGNLAVMYPMITSLWEIKRIKEIAGEVKAELTEQNMEFRVPEQGIMIETPAAVMVSADLAEEVDFFSIGTNDLTQYTLAVDRQNPKLDEFYDPHHPAVLSMIRITVENAHRAGIWAGICGELGADLSLTKEFLAMGVDELSVSPGHILPIRKIVLETDVEEYKRKKNAD
- a CDS encoding DeoR/GlpR family DNA-binding transcription regulator produces the protein MLTEKRFEEILKLLDEKKSITVTEIKEMLNTSESTIRRDLTALDRAGKLVKVFGGAVAVDAAFTAAEPSVAQKVGVNKEEKQAIARYAASLIVPDDFIYLDAGTTTGYMIDYVTEKSVTFVTNAVSHAQRLAALNFRVLLIGGELKGTTEAVVGNQAILSLQTFHFTKGFFGTNGVSRKSGYTTPDHNEALVKKTALEQSGRRYILADAAKFGNISSVTFATFDAAEVLTDQAPPESFGGCRNILVIK
- a CDS encoding PTS fructose transporter subunit IIABC, whose amino-acid sequence is MRITDLLDKRSISLNGAPKSKEEALDQVVALMAKSGKINDEEAYRKQVYAREEESTTGIGEGIAIPHGKCDAVDRPGLAAMVVKDGVDFEALDGEPVTLIFLIAAPNTKDNVHLDVLSKLSVLMMDEAFSDSLRNARTVDEFLEIIDKADDEKPDIDERLTEPATEQTGQAKILAVTSCPTGIAHTYMAAEGIEKAAKAKGCFVKVETRGSGGAKNVLTDQEIREADCIIVAADAQVPMDRFDGKKVIECQVSDGISKADALLERAVNGDAPIYHASGAVQKTSQGKSSGSVGHQIYTQLMNGVSHMLPFVVGGGILIAIAFLIDGFSVDMNSLPIDQRADFGTITPVAALFKSIGGTAFAFMLPVLAGFIAMAIGDRPALAVGFVGGMIASQGQSGFLGALAAGFAAGYLIRLLRKLCDKLPQAIEKIAPVLIYPVVGILLMGLLMAFVVEPLMGGINTALNNGLTSMSGSSKIVLGLILGAMMAIDMGGPFNKAAYVFGTASIAAGNYDIMAAVMIGGMTPPCAIALATLLFQNKFTKEQREAGPTNFIMGLAFITEGAIPFAASDPLHVIPACMIGSGVAGALSMLFHCTLMAPHGGIFVFPVVGNAVMYLVALVAGTVVSAGLLGAFKRKVTE
- the pfkB gene encoding 1-phosphofructokinase, whose product is MIYTVTFNPSLDYIVSVEDFQLGMTNRTDSELLLPGGKGINVSTVLKNLGIENTALGFTAGFTGNEIRRKVEEIGVKADFIQIREGVSRINLKLKSIDGTEINGQGPDIGKEKVEELLSRLDGLREGDVLVLAGSIPASMPDDIYKNIMKRLTGKGIMIAVDATRDLLVNVLEYHPFLIKPNNHELGEIFDAEIKTREEVIPYARKLQEMGACNVLVSMAGEGAVLAASDGSCHMAPAPKGNLVNAVGAGDSMVAGFLAGWMEKKDYVHAFHMGIAAGSASAFSEYLAKREEIEAVYQTI
- a CDS encoding HPr family phosphocarrier protein, which translates into the protein MKEFNYTITDPEGIHARPAGELVKVAKGFASSIKLVKDQKEGDCKRIFGIMGLGVKQGQEVILTFEGEDEEAAYEAVSKFMQENL